From a single Candidatus Methylacidiphilales bacterium genomic region:
- the ilvC gene encoding ketol-acid reductoisomerase: MPAKIYTEKDADLGVLKGKTIAVIGFGSQGHAHALNLKESGVHVIIGLYAGSKSIAVAKAKGFEVLETAEAVKRADVIMIAAPDTKQPKLFKKDIEPNLTKGKTLVFSHGFSVHFKTVVPPKNVNVIMVAPKGPGHTVRRQYQEGKGVPTLIAIYQNPGKDAKKIALAWAKGIGGARAGVLETSFKEETETDLFGEQAVLCGGASALVQAGYETLVEAGYSPEMAYFECLHELKLICDMMNESGISGMRFSISETAKWGDITVGPKVIDAGVKKRMKAALKDIQTGKFAREWVKEYETGYKKYNALLKKGEKHPIEKTGAKLRSMMPWMKKRDIKGAQAAY, from the coding sequence ATGCCTGCTAAAATCTACACGGAAAAAGACGCCGACCTCGGCGTGCTCAAAGGAAAAACCATCGCCGTCATCGGCTTCGGCTCACAAGGCCATGCCCATGCCCTCAACCTCAAGGAGAGCGGCGTCCACGTCATCATCGGCCTCTACGCGGGCAGCAAATCGATTGCCGTCGCCAAAGCCAAAGGCTTTGAAGTCTTGGAAACCGCCGAAGCCGTCAAACGCGCCGACGTCATCATGATCGCCGCCCCGGACACCAAGCAGCCCAAGCTTTTCAAAAAGGACATCGAGCCGAACCTCACCAAGGGCAAAACCCTCGTTTTCTCCCACGGCTTCTCGGTCCACTTCAAGACCGTCGTCCCCCCCAAGAATGTGAACGTCATCATGGTCGCCCCCAAAGGCCCCGGCCATACCGTGCGCCGCCAATACCAAGAAGGCAAAGGCGTTCCCACCCTCATCGCCATCTACCAGAATCCCGGCAAGGACGCCAAGAAGATCGCCCTGGCCTGGGCCAAGGGCATCGGTGGCGCCCGCGCCGGCGTGCTTGAAACCTCCTTCAAGGAAGAAACCGAAACCGACCTCTTCGGCGAACAGGCCGTCCTTTGCGGCGGCGCCAGCGCGCTCGTCCAGGCCGGTTACGAAACCCTGGTCGAGGCCGGCTACTCCCCTGAAATGGCCTACTTCGAATGCCTGCACGAACTCAAACTCATCTGCGACATGATGAATGAGTCCGGCATCTCCGGCATGCGCTTCTCCATTTCCGAAACCGCCAAATGGGGCGACATCACCGTCGGCCCGAAAGTCATCGACGCGGGTGTGAAAAAACGGATGAAAGCCGCCCTCAAGGATATTCAAACCGGCAAGTTCGCCCGCGAATGGGTCAAGGAATACGAAACCGGTTACAAGAAGTACAACGCCCTCCTCAAGAAGGGCGAGAAGCACCCCATCGAAAAGACCGGGGCCAAGCTCCGCTCGATGATGCCGTGGATGAAAAAGCGCGACATCAAGGGCGCCCAGGCAGCCTACTGA
- the can gene encoding carbonate dehydratase, whose translation MKELPNLFANNRHWALGIKAQNPGFFEKLSHQQSPQYLWIGCSDSRVPANEIIGLLPGEVFVHRNVANVVVHSDLNCLSCLQYAIDVLKVRHIIVCGHYGCGGVQAALSGRKMGLIDNWLRHVQDVGHQHKPALDRSPDDKARGDRLCELNVIEQVLNVSRTTVVQDAWARQQPVSLHGWIYSLDDGFLRDLGMCCRHEAEVLENYRQAIALRSV comes from the coding sequence GTGAAAGAGCTGCCGAACCTGTTCGCAAACAACCGCCACTGGGCCCTCGGGATCAAGGCCCAGAACCCGGGTTTTTTTGAGAAACTTTCCCACCAACAGAGCCCCCAATACCTCTGGATTGGGTGCTCGGACAGCCGTGTGCCGGCCAATGAGATCATCGGTCTCCTGCCCGGCGAGGTCTTCGTGCACCGGAACGTGGCCAACGTGGTCGTCCACTCCGATCTCAATTGCCTGTCCTGTCTGCAATACGCCATCGATGTCTTGAAAGTCCGCCACATCATCGTCTGCGGCCACTACGGCTGCGGCGGCGTCCAAGCCGCACTCTCCGGGCGCAAGATGGGCCTCATCGACAACTGGCTCCGCCACGTCCAGGACGTCGGCCACCAGCACAAACCCGCCCTGGACCGCAGTCCCGATGACAAGGCCCGGGGAGACCGGCTCTGTGAATTGAATGTCATCGAACAGGTGCTCAACGTCAGCCGCACCACCGTGGTCCAGGATGCCTGGGCCCGGCAACAGCCCGTCAGCCTGCACGGCTGGATCTACTCCCTCGACGACGGATTCCTCCGTGACCTTGGCATGTGCTGCCGCCACGAGGCCGAGGTCCTGGAAAACTACCGCCAGGCCATCGCCCTTCGGAGTGTTTGA
- a CDS encoding NAD(P)-dependent oxidoreductase, producing the protein MKKPLIAFVGVGRMGANMARRLHDCGYGVAAVYDLHRPSAESLAGELGAQVPTSLAQVTASADVIFTVVTDDAAMRSLFAGEGDSLLVGAQGKGFVNCATLSPGMHGEVEKAAEAAGAFSLEACMASSIPQAREGKLILMCGGRRAVFERVEGLLKDLSASLRYVGETGRAAQVKALVNMVMNINTAGLAEGLGLADALGLDLAMVREIFSETGAASRVLQTDGEDMQRRDHACFFSASHAAKDSGIALDLARAEGLHLPLAEATLQQYLRLVDKGLGELDKSGVAELTFKGRG; encoded by the coding sequence ATGAAGAAGCCATTGATTGCCTTTGTGGGTGTCGGACGCATGGGGGCCAACATGGCCCGCCGTTTGCATGATTGTGGTTATGGGGTCGCCGCTGTTTATGACCTGCACCGGCCCTCCGCGGAATCCCTGGCAGGGGAGCTGGGGGCGCAGGTGCCGACCTCGCTCGCGCAAGTGACAGCTTCGGCGGACGTGATCTTCACCGTGGTGACGGATGATGCCGCCATGCGATCGCTTTTCGCAGGCGAAGGGGATTCTCTTCTGGTGGGCGCGCAAGGAAAAGGATTCGTCAACTGCGCCACCCTGTCGCCGGGAATGCATGGGGAAGTGGAAAAAGCGGCGGAGGCCGCCGGGGCATTCAGTCTGGAGGCCTGCATGGCTTCCAGCATCCCCCAAGCGAGGGAGGGCAAACTCATCCTCATGTGCGGCGGAAGGCGCGCGGTCTTCGAGCGCGTGGAGGGCTTGTTGAAGGATCTGAGTGCCTCCCTGCGCTATGTGGGAGAAACGGGCCGGGCGGCGCAGGTGAAGGCATTGGTCAACATGGTCATGAACATCAACACCGCTGGACTGGCAGAGGGTTTGGGCCTGGCCGATGCCTTGGGCCTGGATCTGGCGATGGTCCGGGAAATCTTTTCCGAAACCGGGGCGGCGTCACGTGTTTTGCAAACGGATGGTGAGGACATGCAACGCCGGGACCACGCCTGCTTTTTCTCGGCATCGCACGCGGCCAAGGATTCGGGCATCGCCCTCGACCTGGCCAGGGCGGAAGGACTCCACCTTCCCTTGGCGGAAGCCACGTTGCAACAATACCTCCGGCTGGTGGACAAGGGGCTTGGGGAACTGGACAAATCGGGTGTGGCCGAGTTGACGTTCAAGGGGCGGGGTTAG
- a CDS encoding MBL fold metallo-hydrolase: MNLPLEDAFSDILGKAFRGLGLGTEGMEGLLSGKWDAPAAEAACRKAGLDFPALREIAQGLWQPRPVALPGGLAMFTTPFGDMTVNAYLAWDETTREAAAFDTGADATQLLRKLETGNLKLETLFLTHTHGDHVLDMDRLVERTGCRVRVSRLEPFVGAEPFEPGITYKVGRLDIESRPTPGHSPGGTSYAIHGLGSPVMIVGDALFAGSVGGIKSDYAGSLHRIREQILGGQENTILCPGHGPVTTVGEEKKHNPFFA, encoded by the coding sequence ATGAACCTGCCGCTGGAAGACGCCTTTTCTGATATCCTGGGCAAGGCTTTCCGCGGGTTGGGCCTTGGCACCGAAGGTATGGAAGGCTTGCTCTCGGGAAAGTGGGACGCCCCCGCCGCCGAGGCCGCCTGCCGGAAGGCGGGCCTGGATTTTCCCGCCCTTCGGGAGATTGCCCAAGGACTTTGGCAACCACGGCCGGTCGCCCTGCCCGGGGGCCTGGCGATGTTCACCACGCCCTTCGGCGACATGACGGTGAATGCCTACCTGGCCTGGGATGAGACAACACGCGAGGCCGCCGCATTCGACACCGGAGCGGACGCGACACAGCTGCTTCGGAAACTTGAAACCGGAAACCTGAAACTTGAAACGTTGTTCCTCACCCACACGCACGGTGACCATGTGTTGGATATGGACCGATTGGTGGAACGGACCGGTTGCCGGGTCCGGGTGTCACGCTTGGAACCATTCGTGGGGGCGGAGCCTTTTGAGCCGGGGATAACATACAAGGTCGGGAGGTTGGACATCGAATCCCGTCCCACGCCGGGGCACTCACCAGGGGGAACCAGCTATGCCATTCACGGGTTAGGTTCTCCGGTCATGATCGTGGGCGACGCCCTCTTCGCCGGGTCGGTCGGGGGGATCAAGTCCGACTATGCCGGTTCACTTCACCGGATTCGGGAACAGATCCTGGGCGGGCAGGAGAACACGATCCTTTGCCCCGGCCATGGCCCGGTGACCACGGTGGGCGAAGAGAAGAAACACAATCCGTTTTTCGCCTGA
- the mnmA gene encoding tRNA 2-thiouridine(34) synthase MnmA codes for MEKEKILVALSGGVDSAVAAASLVEQGHDVSAAYMKNWVNEENLPGECPWERDASDAESVAAKLGIPFRVVDLVQEYKNRIVLYLLNGYEDGLTPNPDVLCNREMKFGVFLEAARAAGFRAVATGHYARRVAAPNGGWDILEGLDPNKDQSYFLSLLRQDQAAAARFPVGHLPKPEVRALARRYDLPVAEKKDSQGICFIGKVKMGDFLEAYVPEKPGNIIDLEGRVLGVHRGLHFFTIGQRKGIRVASPFEGRAYVVVEKRHATRELVIGFDDPATPGLYAQGAWLAGMSFVNRPIARPSNLLARPRYRAPKVEVRVTPHEGGGMAVWFAEPQRALAAGQICALYDGETLLGGGFFQTIYHEAGPVLPPGN; via the coding sequence ATGGAAAAAGAAAAAATACTCGTCGCCCTTTCGGGTGGCGTTGACAGCGCAGTCGCCGCCGCTTCGTTGGTCGAGCAGGGGCACGACGTCTCCGCCGCCTACATGAAGAACTGGGTCAATGAGGAGAATCTGCCCGGCGAATGCCCTTGGGAACGTGATGCCTCCGATGCCGAATCGGTGGCGGCAAAGTTGGGAATCCCCTTCCGTGTGGTCGACCTGGTGCAGGAATACAAGAACCGCATCGTCCTCTATCTCCTTAATGGTTACGAAGACGGCCTCACCCCCAATCCCGACGTGCTCTGCAACCGGGAAATGAAGTTCGGCGTTTTTCTGGAAGCGGCCCGCGCCGCCGGATTCCGGGCGGTGGCCACCGGTCATTACGCCCGGCGGGTGGCGGCCCCCAACGGGGGGTGGGATATCCTGGAAGGCCTCGATCCCAACAAAGATCAGTCTTATTTTCTTTCCCTCCTGCGCCAGGACCAGGCCGCCGCCGCCCGCTTCCCTGTCGGTCACCTGCCCAAACCGGAAGTGCGGGCGCTGGCCCGCCGCTACGACCTGCCGGTGGCGGAGAAAAAGGACAGCCAGGGCATCTGCTTCATCGGCAAGGTCAAGATGGGCGATTTCCTCGAGGCCTATGTTCCCGAGAAACCCGGAAACATCATCGACTTGGAAGGGCGGGTCCTGGGGGTCCACCGCGGCCTGCATTTCTTCACCATCGGCCAGCGCAAGGGCATCCGCGTGGCCTCACCATTCGAGGGGCGGGCCTACGTCGTGGTCGAAAAACGCCACGCGACCCGGGAACTGGTCATCGGTTTCGATGATCCCGCCACACCCGGCCTCTACGCCCAAGGGGCATGGCTGGCCGGCATGTCGTTCGTCAACCGGCCCATCGCCCGGCCATCGAACCTTCTCGCCCGTCCTCGCTACCGTGCGCCCAAAGTTGAAGTGCGGGTCACACCGCACGAGGGTGGTGGCATGGCGGTGTGGTTTGCCGAACCGCAACGGGCCCTGGCCGCCGGGCAGATCTGTGCCCTCTACGACGGCGAAACCCTCCTGGGAGGGGGATTTTTCCAGACCATCTACCACGAAGCCGGTCCAGTCCTCCCACCCGGGAACTGA
- a CDS encoding M23 family metallopeptidase, with translation MSVQRAPRWIFCVFLALGVRAGAVEPLPAPNAPSVTRTPTEPRVVLLWPTENRALAEGRPQDYYQPTISKRVISGMFGFVRSNLPEPPPYFERFHEGIDIQPVRRDENGIPLDPVRAAAAGKVAYTNTVASRSNFGLYIILEHVYGPYKAYTTYGHLARISVSPGQEVAAGDPIGILGHTGNVDGRSRAHLHFEFGFLFNDDFDSWFKKYAEPAEGKNIHGCFNGNNLFGVDPARLLMETQEGHPPTLRQVLEREKPLFRVALPATDGLTFWQKQFPFMTEPAPPGVKVESWLVDCNRIGIPLRFRPSVLKVGKPEVVWFDEKVTLQQSFSRGLVEKHQGRRCLTERTGQKWASLLLWRAE, from the coding sequence GTGTCCGCGCCGGGGCAGTTGAGCCTCTGCCTGCCCCCAACGCGCCCTCGGTCACTCGCACACCCACCGAACCGCGTGTCGTCCTGCTTTGGCCGACTGAAAACCGTGCCCTGGCCGAGGGCCGACCGCAGGATTATTACCAACCCACCATCAGCAAGCGGGTGATATCGGGCATGTTCGGCTTCGTCCGGTCCAACCTGCCCGAGCCCCCGCCCTACTTCGAGCGCTTCCATGAGGGCATCGACATCCAACCCGTCCGCCGGGATGAAAACGGGATCCCCCTCGACCCGGTCCGGGCCGCCGCCGCCGGGAAAGTGGCCTACACCAACACCGTGGCCTCCCGCTCCAATTTCGGACTCTACATCATCCTCGAACATGTCTACGGCCCTTACAAGGCTTACACCACCTATGGCCACCTGGCGCGGATATCCGTCAGTCCGGGCCAGGAAGTGGCGGCGGGTGATCCCATCGGCATCCTCGGCCACACCGGCAATGTCGACGGACGATCCCGCGCCCACTTGCACTTTGAGTTCGGCTTCCTCTTCAACGACGACTTCGATTCCTGGTTCAAAAAATATGCCGAGCCTGCCGAGGGGAAAAACATCCATGGATGTTTCAATGGGAACAACCTGTTCGGGGTCGATCCGGCCCGTCTCTTGATGGAAACCCAGGAGGGCCATCCGCCCACCCTCCGGCAGGTTTTGGAGCGTGAGAAGCCGCTCTTCCGCGTGGCCCTCCCGGCCACGGATGGGCTCACCTTCTGGCAGAAACAATTTCCCTTCATGACCGAGCCCGCCCCGCCCGGAGTGAAGGTGGAATCCTGGCTGGTCGATTGCAACCGCATCGGGATCCCCTTGCGCTTCCGTCCGTCGGTCCTCAAAGTGGGTAAGCCCGAGGTCGTCTGGTTCGATGAAAAAGTCACCCTCCAGCAATCCTTCAGCCGGGGCCTGGTGGAAAAACACCAGGGACGCCGTTGCCTGACCGAACGCACCGGACAGAAATGGGCCAGCCTGCTGCTCTGGCGGGCGGAGTGA